The Vibrio echinoideorum DNA window GCGTTTTAGTACTGGATGCAGCAATGGAGTCCCCACTGTTGAGTCAACAATCACATCCCAACCGCGAGAGTGACCAGCTTTACTGATGCTAGCAACATCCAACACGTATCCATGTGGGTTACATGGTGACTCTAGGTAAACGTAGATTTTTTTACCCGCAGCGAGGCGATCTGCGTATTTATGAGCAACCTCATCAAGGCGCGTCGCAAACTCATCACCGGAGTAACCATCCACCCACTCTACCGCGACATTCAGATTCGAAGGCTTGCCAAACCAATCTTCCAACAGCTGGTAAGAACCGCCATAGATATTACGTGAAGCCAAGACTATGTCTTCATGGCCAAGTAAATGGCTCAACAACCCATCAATGGCCGCCATCCCCGAGTTAAAGTTCCATGCGAGGTACTCGTTGGCTCTAGAACCTGCCTCAATATCAACCATGTGATTAGCCAGTGAAATCGATGTTGGATTAAGCAGTCGAGAGTAAATATCGTGCAGCGGCTCTTTACCGTTGAACGCATCTTCAATCCATTCTGTACACGCAAACAAATACGTTGCAGTGCGCGTAATTACGGGGCTGGCAGAGAAAATAGCAGCGACATTATCGAAGATAGGATACGCACCTTTAGACGCAAAATTGCCATTATTGGTGGCAATAGATTGGTAAGTAGCACGCATTGGGTTTTGCAGGTTGTCGAGGATCTTAGCGATCTGGAATGACAAGAAACGTTTGGCGTTAAACCAAGCGATTCGGTCACTCTTGTCGAGTTCTGAAAGTCCATCAACCGTCAATGCCCAAAGATCGTGAGTCTTGGTATTGGCTTGGTACAGTGTCGTCGCCAGTTCAATCAGCGTGACGCCGTAATCACTGTTTGGGTCGATACCAAAATGCTTTGCCTGCTCAATGGCAAGAGCTTCTGCTTGTTCGTGTTTGGTCGTTTTACGCAGCGGGCTAAGTTGAGTTGAAGTATTCATAGTGCCTAAGTCATTCCATGCTTGTTGTTCCTCCTTTAATTTTAGTTTTGTGCTGATGTTAAAAATTGCTATTTGCGAAGTAAGACATACACTTTGAGCAATAATATTGCCAAACTAAATTCAATATTGATGGAATATGCCAATGGACGAGATCGACAAGAAAATACTGGCTGAATTGCAAAGCAACGCACGGCTCACTAATCAAGAGTTGGCCGATCGCGTGTCGCTATCGCCCTCTCCTTGTTTGCGTCGAGTTCGGTCATTGGAGAAACAAGGGATTATTCGAGGCTATCACGCCAGTGTCGACCAAGAAGCATGCGGCCTACCTGTGAATGTGTTTGTGTTGGTGAAACTTGAAAAGCCAACAGAAGAGAATATGCGAGACTTTGAGCAGCACATTGAAGTGATTGATGAAGTATTAGAGTGCTTTTTAATGACAGGTAATCACGACTACCTATTACATGTGGTCAGTGAGTCGCTCAAAAGCTACGAGCAGTTTATCCGTAAGCAATTAACCCGCCTACCCAATATTGCTTCTATTGAATCCAGCTTCGCTTTCGGTCAGGTGAAAACCAAGACCAAGTTGCCAGTGAGGTAAATGTGTGTCGCTATTGGGTCCAGAATCTTGATGGCTTGAATTTTGACGTGACACTTTCTAGTTCAGAAATGCCCTAGTGCTAGCTCGCGCACCTGAACATAAATTGATCTGCATCAGCATATGGTTTAATAATGATTAACTACTAAATATTAATAATACAAATTGCGTAATACTGAATTGAGAGAGTTCATTTTTACGTTGTTGGTGATTTCATGGATGTACACACCTTAGCTATATATACCTCTTTGTTAGCAGCCACTGTTGCGAGTGCTATGCTGTTAACACATAAATATATACTCGCAGGAACCACGTTAGGGGTGAATTATATTGCTTATGCTGCTTTGCTGTTAGGAGCCAGTGTTACACCACTTTCATTCGGCGTTACTCAATCTTCAGAATCCATCGTTTTTCTTTCCAATGGTGCATACGCAACCGCTTTTGGTTTGTTACTCGTCGGCATAACCGTGTTACGAGGAGCAAGTCGATCTTTTCTCGTAATATCAATTATCATTAGCTCCCTTGGCATTAGCTTCTTTCTTTATAGCGCCCTAATTGCGCCTTCTGTTACTTCTAGGATCGAAGCTCGAAGTATTCTCGTTGTGACGATATGTATCTTAGCCCTATGTGCAAACTATTCCGGGGAAAAACACGATAACAGAGAAGCAAAGTGCCTGTTGAACCTGACCCTGTTTATCAACATTCTCTATATGGCAATGAGGGGCGTACTTGCTCATACCAAAGGAACGAATTCAAACTATTACCTGATATCAGATATTCATAAATTGTCTTTCGTTATCATGACAATCACAATTGTTAGCCTCGCATTTTCAGTGTTTTGGATCTTAACTGATCGTTTATTAAAGCAAACCTATCGCTCATCGATCACTGATGAACAAACAGGCCTTTATAACCGTAGAGGCCTAGCAGAGCTGATACCCAAGCTTGTTCAACCAGGCCGAGAGAGTGACATTTCTGTACTGATGGCCGACCTAGATCATTTCAAAAAAATTAATGATACCTATGGTCATGACAAGGGAGATGATGTGATTAAGCACTTTGGTCAAATTCTTGAAGATACATGCCGAACAAGCGATTTCTGCTTTCGCTATGGTGGAGAGGAGTTTGTTGTCATGTTACCTAGAGCGAATAAAATTCAAGCAATGCAAATAGCTGAAAGAATAAGGAACCACGCAAAACACAACTCCAATCAAGAGCTCTCATCTGGCAGGTATACTGTCAGCATTGGAGTGACTCAAGCTCTCATAAACGATGACTGGAATTCATTAATTAAAAGAGCGGATAACGCCCTCTACGACGCAAAATCTCAAGGGCGCGATTGCATTGTTGAGCGTTAACAAAATGTGGTAGTTAAATATTCATATTAAGAAAAAAACAAACAAGCTTTGCCCAATTTAAAGCTAGAACTTCCTCAAAGCCAATAATCAAAACCGCCCTACTTCACTGACTTAATCACTTACATCAACCTTGTGTTGAATCGCTCCGTAAAACAAACCTAGACATGGGAATCGATTCCGAAGTGATCGTTTTATCTGACTGTCATCTAATTTTTGTACTTTGATATAACAAATAGCTTAAAAGATATTGAGCGATCGTTCAAATGTGTTGAAATTTCCACTATAGTTGATTGGTCAAACAACTCACAACAAGGAAAAGTTATGAATCAAAATACCGAATCTCAATCAGATCCAGCTCGCTCTATCCCTCAAGAAGCATTTGATTGGTACGACGAATATGCGCACGGTCTGATTGATCGCAGAGAGTTTATGGCTCGTCTATCCGGGCTAGCTGTACTTGGCTTAACCATGACAACATTAACTTCAGCACTGATCCCTAATTATGCGCAGGCAGAGCAAGTCTCTTTCAATGATCCTTCCATCAAAGCAACCTACGAGAAGTTTCCTTCGCCTAAAGGACACGGAGAAGGCTATGGCTACTTGGTGGTACCAAAAGAGTTAGAGGGTAATGCGCCTGTTGTCTTGGTCATTCATGAAAATAGAGGCTTAAATCCATACGTAAAGGATGTGGCAAGACGACTCGCGGCCGCGGGGTTTATTGCGTTTGCACCTGATGCACTCTATTCGCTTGGTGGGTATCCAGGAAATGATGATGAAGGCCGAGCAATGCAAAAGTCGCTATCACGAGAGAAAATCGAAGAAGACTTTATCGCCGCTGCAAACTTTTTGAAATCTCATGAAAAAAGTAACGGCAAGCTAGGCGCTGTAGGATTTTGTTTCGGTGGCTATATCGTGAATATGTTGGCGGCGGTAATGCCAGAACAGCTGGATGCGGGCGTTCCCTTTTATGGCACTCCTGCCGCACCTGATTTAAGAAAGAATGTTAAAGGGCCATTGCTCATCCAATTCGCTGGAATCGATAAACGTGTGAACGCGACTTGGCCAGACTATGAAACCGAACTCAAAGAGAACGGAGCAGACTACACCGCTTACATCTATGACGGTGTGAATCATGGCTTCCATAACGATTCAACAGGTCGATATGCTGAAGAAGAAGCGGAGTTAGCATGGACACGTACGCTTGAGTTCTTTAATCAAAAGCTCTCTTAATAGGAAAGATTACCGAACCCGTTTTCTTTAAGTTCCAAGTTACTGCCCTATACCTTATTCAACGAAACCCAAAAGGCCTCATACGTGCGAGGCCTTTGTTTTCTCAACGCTACATTGGCTTGCCCTACAGATAGGTTTGGGGTCGTCGACATTCTGATATGAATTAAACCTGACTCTTAATATCAATCTAACCTATTAATATCAATCTAACTTTGCTTCTAACAAACCTATTGACCCGATCTTATAAATAGATAATATAGACATCCAGACGCCCAAATGTCTTTTTGATCAATTAAATGGAGTTATCATGAACAGCTACAAAAAAATCACAGCATCCCTGTTGGCATTAGCTTTCGTATTCGGTGTAACAGGATGTGGAAAAAAAGACGAGGCTGTAATCAAGATTGGGGCGACAGTTGGCCCACATGCACAAGTTGTACAGGCAGTCGCCAAAGAAGCAGCAAAGCAAGGGATTAACATTGAGCTAGTTGAATTCTCAGACTACATCACCCCTAACGCAGCATTAGATGATGGAAGCATCCAACTGAATAGCTACCAACATCAGCCATTTCTCGACAACTTTAACGACAATCACGATAGCAAGTTAGTTTCTATCGGACGTTCAATTTTAATGCGTATGGGCGTTTACTCTAACAAGTACACTTCGCTTGACTCTATCCCCGACAACGCACGAATCGCGATTCCAAACGACCCAACGAATGGCGGGCGTGGACTGTTACTACTTGAAGATGCCGGGCTGATTTCATTAAAAGACAACGCTGGTTTCAACGCATCTTTAAACGATATTGTTAGCAACCCGAAGAACATTCGATTTGTTGAAGTGGATGCCGCTCAGCTACCCCGCTCTCTTGACGATGTAGATGCAGCAGCAATCACCATGAACTATGTAATGTCGGCTGGACTCGATCCTAAGAAACAAGGCATTTACTTAGAGAAAAAAGACGCACCTTTAGCCGTGATGGTTGTAGCGGCGCGAGAAGAAGACAAAAATAATGAAACGTATAAAAAGATCATCTCAATTTACCACTCACAAGAGATTAGTGACTTTTTAGACAGCACTTTCAAAGGCACCATCGAAGCCGCTAAATAAGCTAAATCATTTCAGATTTGGCGTTGCCTAATACCTATGAAGCAACGCCAGATTTGAGTTGAAGGGTTGTCGCTCACGCATTCCAGCCCCTTTTCAAATTAGAGAGCAAAGCTCAAGTTACTTAAATCGAGGTTGTAAACCGTATCGTCAGAGCGGATTATGTAAGCATGAAATTCAATTAAATCTGGGTTCTTCGCATGAAAAAAGAAGTGATACTGTTTGATATAAACGAAACGGTTTTAAATTTGGGGTCATTACAGCCTAAATTTAAAGCAGTATTTGGCAGCGAGGATGCACTATCGCTTTGGTTCTCAAAGCTTTTGCACTCTTCAACGGTTTGCATCGCAACAAACGTACAGTCTACTTTTTCTGAATTAGCGAATGCAGCGCTCGACGCTATTGCACAGCGGTACAAGTGTGATTTAACGGCGGAAAGCAAAGATGCCTTGTTAACTTCTTTTGCCAATCTACCAGCGCACACTGATATCAAAGCATCTTTACTTAAATTGCGTAACAACGGTTTTAAAACAGTCGCTTTTTCCAACTCATCCCTCGACCTCATCGCTTCTCAAATCAAGAACTCGGGCTTAAAAGACTATTTCGACACAATCATTTCTGTTGAAGAAACAGGCAGTTTCAAACCAAATTCAGACGTGTATAAATTTGCAGCCGAAACCTTACAAGAGTCTGTCGAAAACCTTCGTCTTGTCGCTACTCATGATTGGGACACTCATGGTGCGCTATCCGCTGGCTTACAAGCAGCCTATATAGACCGTACAGGCGTTGAGTATCATTCCTTGTATTTGAAGCCGGAGATTAGCTCAAAGACGATGGATGGTGTGGTGGAACAGATAATTAAGCACAATTTAGAAAACTAAACCTCAAGAGACTTTTCTACTCCCGCTCGGTACAAACAAAAAGGCCTCGCACACGCGAGGCCTTAATTCTATCTACAGAGCAATTAACTCGCCTGCCCAATATTGCCTCTATTGAATTCAGCTTAGCCTTCGGTCTGATAAAAACTAAGACCAAGCTTCCCGTGAGATAAATGTGTGACGCTGTTGTTTGGGTTTATGGGGCGCTAGAAGCTGATCTTCCTCATGCCTTGAATCGAAAGCAATATGTGCTTGCACGGTCTTCAACTAAAAATTAGAACCAAACTGAATTGTGCGCATAATTTTCAGTTGGTTAGGTAAGGGCTGGATCGAACTTTAGTAGAGGTTACATTTACTATAGGCAGGACTTGTGGATAAGTGCTTATTTTGGGTTCATCGCAGCTTTCCCCTGAAAGTCGAGATGAACCTTTTTTCAATAATCTAGCGTGTGAAAGCATTAGACAGGTCGATATCACATTGCTTTACATCACATATATTAATAAAAGTAATGTTGCTTACATTTATAAATGTGATGTTTATCTCCATTCATCTTTTGATTACTTTCTAAGCTTAGTTAATTTTTATCCGATTAAACAGAAGGTTATATGATAAATAGAATAATAACACTAAGTGGCGTTGCATTACTTTGTTCAGCGAGTGCGCATGCGCAAATGCAAAATGGAAGTTTCGAAAACTGGGAAGGAAACGCACCATCTGGATGGAGTGTGATTGACTCCGGCATTGCACTTTCACTCTCTACCGACCCTGTAAATAACGGCAGTCTCTCTGCACAAGTCACAGTGAATACAAGTACTCAAAGTAATACCGATTTTCTTCAAACGATAAGTGTTGAACAAGGGAAAACTTATGATTTCTCTGTCGATATTTATCACACTGAAGGTAACGTGAAAGCTCGCCTTTTTGTTGATGGCTATTTAGGCTACTCGAATAATGGTTTAACAAATCAGTGGCAAGCATTGACTCACTCGTACAGCGCTACGAGCACTAAAGATATCGTTGTGGGCATACGATTTTATGATGATGCAGGTTTTGATGGTTCGGAAGTGGTGTATTTAGATAACTTTCAGCCTACGGAGGCTCCACCAACACAAAGCTGCAATGACACAAGTGCCGCACTCACGCTAGTGACGGATAACTATGGCTCTGAAACCAGTTGGTCTCTCAAAAACTCAGTTTCTCAAACTCTTTATTCTGGTTCAGACTATCAAAGTAACACCAACAATGAAGTGGAAATGTGTTTAGCAGATGGTAGCTACACCCTAGAAGTCTCAGACTCTTATGGAGATGGAATGTGCTGCAGTGTGGGGAGTGGTTCATACAGTTTGTCGGTAAACGGAACCGTTGTGGCATCTGGTGGTGATTTCCAAGCAAGTCAGAGTACAGAGTTTACGATTGGTGGCTCAACGACTACACCACCAACTGAACCACCAGTGTTAGGTGAGTATTACAAAGACGCTGAAGGCAAAGTGGGCTTTGCGTTAAAAACGGCCTTGTATCAAATTATTGATAATCATAGTAGTCAGGGTTACACCGCTATTTGGACGTTAGTGTCTGAGGCTGACCTAGACGCATACTATGACACTGATGGGTCGATTCTCGATATGTATTCGGAGAAACCTTCAGGCTCAGATTCAATCCAATTTACTAAGGTGGCCGATCAATGTGGTCAATACAGCAAAGAAGGTGATTGCTACAACCGTGAGCACTCATTCCCGAAAAGCTGGTTTGGTGGAAAAGTCGAGCCAATGAACTCTGACGGTCACCATTTATTTGCCACTGACGGCTACGTTAACTCGAAACGTAGTAATTGGCCATTTGGTGAGGTACGTAGTGCAACATACACATCAAGCAATGGTTCTAAATTAGGCAGTGCAGCGAACTCTCTTGGTTATGCAGGTACGGTGTTTGAGCCAATTGATGAGTTTAAAGGTGATTTCGCAAGAGCATATTTCTACATGGCAACACGCTATGAAAATGAAATCGCTAATTGGGAAGGGAACTCTACAAGCTCTGACGCCGTTCTGGATGGAACCAATACAACCGTTTTTGAACCTTGGCTACTTACCATGCTAAAGCGTTGGCATTCTGAAGATCCAGTAAGCCAAAAAGAAATCGACCGAAACAAGGCGGTACATGATTTCCAAGGGAATCGTAATCCGTTTATTGACCATCCAGAGTTTGCAAGCCAAATCTGGGGAAATTAATCGGAATATAACCACCATGACAATGGTTTAATGATTATTGAATTGAGCCCAATCCTTTGTTTGGGCTTTTTTATTGATAGGCATTAGAGAGCATGACTTAAAATATGTGAAAAAGCATATTGTCATGAAGGTCCGTATACTTGTCAGTGATCGGCACCATCAATACTGGACGCTACGTTAAGCGACTTTCCATACCTATAGTTATTCATGATCGATCATATTCAATTTTTCCCTCACACATTTTTGTCCAATACCTTCATCGGCTGAGTTTTTACTCGTGGCACTTTCTAGCTCACAGGTGCCCTTTTGTCGGGCTCAAAACGGGCAAAACTTGTAACAGAACCGTATTTTTCTTTTGTCTTCCTGCCATTAAAAGGATGCATAGCTGATCTTCATAGCAAGTCGGACGTATAGGCTGTTTAAAAGGAGGGAAAGACTATGGCCACCGTCTATGTCAGCATCGGAAGCAATATTAACCGCGAACATCACGTCACAGAATCTCTCAAAGCATTGCATGACCGCTTTGCGCCCCTACACATTTCTAAATTCTACGATTGCGAGCCTGTCGGTTTTAAAGGGGATAATTTCCTTAACCTAGTCGTTGGGTTCGAATGTACCCTTCCTGTCGTAGAGCTGGTCAAGGTTCTACATCAAATCGAATCAGAGAACGATCGCAAGCGTCAGACCAAAGCCTATGCTTCACGGACGATGGATATCGACATCCTTCTTTATGGTAATCAAGTGGGCGTTATCGATGGCGTAGAGCTGCCTAGAGGCGAAATCACCGAGTATGCATTTGTGCTTAGGCCGTTAGTCGATATTGCTGCGCAAGAACGTCACCCCACTCTAGACATCTCATATCAGCAGCTCTGGGAAAACTTCGATAAGTTAAATCAGAAAACCGAACCCATCCCTTTCGATATCAGTTTCACCTAGCGTTTACATGACTGAAAAAAGAACGGCTGCAACAGGAACAATTGCGAAAGGAACAGCTGCGAAAGGAACAACTGAACTCTTAATCGCGTGAGCTTTACTGATCTTTTCTTAAAACAAGCACGTACCTGACTTTACCCTCTAAGGATTGGACACTGTTATGAATCACAACGCCATTATCACCATTACAAATCTCAGACTAAGAACTTTCATCGGCTTCAACGAAGAAGAAAAGTCTAAGCAGCAAGACATCGTTATCAATGCAGAGATCCACTACCCCGCTAACAACCTTTGCCTCTCAGATGATGTGGAGAACGCACTCAACTACAAAAACATCTGCAAGAAGATCATTCAACATGTCGAATCCGGAAGATTTCTGCTTTTAGAAAAGTTAACCAGCGACGTACTCGGCATTTGTATCGATCATCCATGGGTACGATACGCTCAAGTGAGAATTGATAAGCCTCATGCCCTACGTTTTGCCGACTCCGTTTCACTCACGCTTAGCTATGAAGCAGAGCTCGAAAATTAACTCATAAGGAGAGAGTCATGCTGAATACAGAAGCCGAAAAAGTAAGAGAAGCTTTGCTCGCAAAAGGACTTGAAACCCCAATGACACCGAGCGAAATGAATCCCAACCAGAAGTACAACCGCATCAAAGGACTTTTGACGGAAGTGGTCAGTACGCTTGGACTGGATTTAACAGATGACAGCCTTGCTGAAACACCTCATCGCATTGCAAAAATGTACGTTCACGAGATCTTTTCAGGGCTCGATTACGATAACTTCCCAAAAATCAGCGTTATAGAAAACAAAATGTCGGTTGATGAAATGGTGAAGGTATCGAACATAGATTTAACGTCGACGTGCGAACATCACTTCATTACCATCGATGGTTTAGCAGAAGTGGCCTATATCCCTGAAAACAAGATTCTTGGGCTGTCTAAAATCAACCGTATCGTTCGATTCTTTGCTCAGCGCCCTCAAGTGCAAGAACGCCTTACTCAGCAAATCCTGGTCGCGATACAGACTCTAGTCGAAACAGAAAATGTGGCCGTGACAATTAAAGCCACTCACTATTGCGTTAAATCCAGAGGTGTCATGGATGCAAACTCTGAAACCTCAACGACCGCTCTCGGTGGTATTTTCAAAACTAACCCTCAAACCAGAGCTGAGTTTTTACGATGAGTGAAACGATACTAATAACTGGCGTGGGAAAGCGACTAGGCTTCGCACTGGCGCAGCAACTTTTAGTGGATGGATACAAAGTGGTTGGCACTTACCGAAGCGACTACCCTCAACTGCAATTACTGCGCGACAGTGGAGCCGACTTGCAGCAGGTAGATTTTTATCAACAAAGCAGCTTAGAGGGCTTTCTTCATTACGTGGGTCAAGAATATAAGACACTTCGAGCCATCATACATAACGCTTCCGACTGGAAGCCGGAGAACAAGAAAAACCCCAGTGAAAATGCCTCACAAATCATGCATCAGATGATGACGATTCACGCGACCGTGCCTTATTTGTTCAATTTAACACTCAAAGACCAACTGATGTCTGGCGATAAAACGTCAGACATCATCCACATCAGTGATTACGTTGCGGAAAAAGGCAGTAAAAAACACATCGCTTACGCGGCTAGCAAAGCTGCGCTCAACAACCTAACGTTGTCGTTTTCAGCAATGCTGGCTCCCAAGGTGAAAGTAAATACCCTCTCTCCAGCAATGATTAAGTTCAATGAACATGACGATGACACATACAAAACCAAAGCGCTGCAGAAAGCTCTGATCCCCACAGAAGCGGGCTTTGAGGAAATAATAAATGGCATCAAATATGTTTTGGCCAGTCACTACATGACAGGAAGAACCTTACACCTTGATGGCGGTAGGCATTTGAAGTGAAGTCCATATCTTGTGGGCTTACGTCAACATAGAAACGCTAAAGACTAGCGACTGCTGTTACCAATAAACCGCTAGAAGTTAGAAGCTATAAGCCAGAAGCCAGAAGCTACTATGACCTAGAAACTGCTAAAAGAGTGAGGAAGGCGTTTTTCTTCGTCCCAGCCGGATAACTCAATATTGATCAACGATTTGCGCTTCTCATTACACAGTGAAGCGATATTGATGATAGGCAGTTGGCTACGAAACTGCGCGGTAAGTATCACCTTTTTACTTTCACTCAGGCTGTTTCGACATTGCGCTAAAACCGCTTCGCTATCTAATTGGCGCGCGTTCTCCATAATGTCGATATCAGTATTCTCTTGATAGCAATCTATCAGCCAAGATACAGCAGGCTCTTCTAAACTGGTGATTACGACGACATCTTTGTTTGCCATAAGCTCGTGGAGTTCAAGTTCTTTGAGAGCAAGTTCTTTGAGTTCAGTTTGCATATATCCCCTCTTCGTTAAGCCTATGGTCTACACATAAAATCAGCGACCGACACATTAAAGTTAGCGACCTACCCGTTAAAGGCGGTTACCCAGTTTAGCTTGTGCCAAATGGTAGCCTCTGTCTATCATCTCTTGTGAGCGATCAAACTCTAAAGTGCCACAGGCATTACGTGGGAGCTCAAGCGTAATATCGGCGGGGTAAGCGGCCAGTTTTTGGCGAGCAATGGTCGATTGCATCGCATCAAACGCTTGGTTGGCAATGTCGTAGGCAGCAAAATTGAAGCTCATTTTACTTTTTACACTGCTACCTAGATTATCGATAAAATGAACCACCCTCTCATGCAGATTGCTCTCTTTTGTAGGTAGGGAAACCGGTATCACTTCCTGCTGAAGCATCTCAGGTTCACCACCTAAGTTCACAGCCAGAGTAAAGTCTGTCTTATCACTAAAGGTAGGCGCAATCGGTACGGGATTGAGCACTCCGCCATCAATCAGCACTTCACCATTGATGACATGAGGTGTGAAGAACAGTGGCAAAGAGATGGAGGCGCGAATGGCATCAAACAGAGAACCGGATTGCAACCAAACCTCTTTTTCATCGTCGACGTTAGCAGCAACTGCGGTATAAGGGATAGGCAGATCTTCAATTGAAATCTCGCCGATCAGTCCACGCAGTGTGTCGATGATCTTGTCCCCTTTGAAGATACCGCTCGATTGCCATGAAAAGTCCAACATCATCGCCATATCCGATTGGTCGATACTGGTGACCCACTCTTCAAATTCATCCAACTTGCCCGCCGCATAGACACCACCGATAAGTGCGCCAATTGAACAGCCAGAGATGGATTTTATCTGATAGCCATGCTCGATTAACCAACGGATGATTCCAACGTGAACCAAGCCTCTTGCGCCACCACTGCCAAGTACCAATGAGACCGTTTTTGCCATCGTATTAATCCTTTAGTTTTTAATTCTAGGGGAGCTAACTCGCCGATTTACCAATTAGCAGATCTCAACTCACTGAGTCACTATCAGTCCATACGGGTAATGAAGGTTTGCTCGTCATCCACAAAAGCCACATAGTCGCCGTGATAGATAAACACCCGACCACGCCCTTCTACTATACACGCTAGCTGTGGGTTCAAATCTTCTTCAAGATTTTCACTTTGATACGTGCCAGTATCAGTGATCACACCGCGGAGTTTAGGCAAAAATCCATAGCTACGCTTGGCTTGATCAATCAGGCTCAATTCACTGGTGGTAGAGAAGTAAGCTGGGATGGGACCAGCATCTTCGATAAACATCGGTTTCAGTTCTTCAAAAGCTGTAATCACCAGCCAGTCGATGCCGTTTACGTGATGGATAAACATTGTTTATAAATACCTAGTTTCTCGATAATTCTGATGCGGAGATTCTAACACTATCAGGGGCCAAACGTAGGAGAAATTGAGCTACTAGAGGCAATCCCTACCCCTGCTTATTACCCAATATATCCAACATAAAACTGGACCAGATATCACGATCAAATCACACCAGAACGCAACCAAGCATGCAACCAAACGTAAGTTGTTGGACTTTTTTCTGGGCCTTTAGAGTCGAACCATTTGTTGTTGAAAGTGACTTTGTTATTCCTGACATTAAGAGCCTACCAATAAACAGACACATACTATCTACAGGGTCTAATACTCGTCGTCCGACTCTACGACTAATGTCTAACCGACTGAGTCTATTTGTTTTTTTTGGTTTGGTATAAGGTACTAACAACTAAATGTTAATGAATTTTTAATTATAAGTTGACGCATTGTTTACACTTCATGCCGTGAGTCAACAACGTTTGTTGGAATAACACACCTCAGAGTGTGAACGAAAGGAATCAAAATGAGCACTACTTTAGAGTCCGCACATATACAAACAGAGAAGCCTCAAGCCAATGAGGATGAACTCACCTATGAACAACAACATAAACCAAGAT harbors:
- the folX gene encoding dihydroneopterin triphosphate 2'-epimerase, which gives rise to MNHNAIITITNLRLRTFIGFNEEEKSKQQDIVINAEIHYPANNLCLSDDVENALNYKNICKKIIQHVESGRFLLLEKLTSDVLGICIDHPWVRYAQVRIDKPHALRFADSVSLTLSYEAELEN
- the folE gene encoding GTP cyclohydrolase I FolE gives rise to the protein MLNTEAEKVREALLAKGLETPMTPSEMNPNQKYNRIKGLLTEVVSTLGLDLTDDSLAETPHRIAKMYVHEIFSGLDYDNFPKISVIENKMSVDEMVKVSNIDLTSTCEHHFITIDGLAEVAYIPENKILGLSKINRIVRFFAQRPQVQERLTQQILVAIQTLVETENVAVTIKATHYCVKSRGVMDANSETSTTALGGIFKTNPQTRAEFLR
- the folM gene encoding dihydromonapterin reductase; the encoded protein is MSETILITGVGKRLGFALAQQLLVDGYKVVGTYRSDYPQLQLLRDSGADLQQVDFYQQSSLEGFLHYVGQEYKTLRAIIHNASDWKPENKKNPSENASQIMHQMMTIHATVPYLFNLTLKDQLMSGDKTSDIIHISDYVAEKGSKKHIAYAASKAALNNLTLSFSAMLAPKVKVNTLSPAMIKFNEHDDDTYKTKALQKALIPTEAGFEEIINGIKYVLASHYMTGRTLHLDGGRHLK
- a CDS encoding patatin-like phospholipase family protein produces the protein MAKTVSLVLGSGGARGLVHVGIIRWLIEHGYQIKSISGCSIGALIGGVYAAGKLDEFEEWVTSIDQSDMAMMLDFSWQSSGIFKGDKIIDTLRGLIGEISIEDLPIPYTAVAANVDDEKEVWLQSGSLFDAIRASISLPLFFTPHVINGEVLIDGGVLNPVPIAPTFSDKTDFTLAVNLGGEPEMLQQEVIPVSLPTKESNLHERVVHFIDNLGSSVKSKMSFNFAAYDIANQAFDAMQSTIARQKLAAYPADITLELPRNACGTLEFDRSQEMIDRGYHLAQAKLGNRL
- the folK gene encoding 2-amino-4-hydroxy-6-hydroxymethyldihydropteridine diphosphokinase, encoding MATVYVSIGSNINREHHVTESLKALHDRFAPLHISKFYDCEPVGFKGDNFLNLVVGFECTLPVVELVKVLHQIESENDRKRQTKAYASRTMDIDILLYGNQVGVIDGVELPRGEITEYAFVLRPLVDIAAQERHPTLDISYQQLWENFDKLNQKTEPIPFDISFT
- a CDS encoding endonuclease, whose amino-acid sequence is MINRIITLSGVALLCSASAHAQMQNGSFENWEGNAPSGWSVIDSGIALSLSTDPVNNGSLSAQVTVNTSTQSNTDFLQTISVEQGKTYDFSVDIYHTEGNVKARLFVDGYLGYSNNGLTNQWQALTHSYSATSTKDIVVGIRFYDDAGFDGSEVVYLDNFQPTEAPPTQSCNDTSAALTLVTDNYGSETSWSLKNSVSQTLYSGSDYQSNTNNEVEMCLADGSYTLEVSDSYGDGMCCSVGSGSYSLSVNGTVVASGGDFQASQSTEFTIGGSTTTPPTEPPVLGEYYKDAEGKVGFALKTALYQIIDNHSSQGYTAIWTLVSEADLDAYYDTDGSILDMYSEKPSGSDSIQFTKVADQCGQYSKEGDCYNREHSFPKSWFGGKVEPMNSDGHHLFATDGYVNSKRSNWPFGEVRSATYTSSNGSKLGSAANSLGYAGTVFEPIDEFKGDFARAYFYMATRYENEIANWEGNSTSSDAVLDGTNTTVFEPWLLTMLKRWHSEDPVSQKEIDRNKAVHDFQGNRNPFIDHPEFASQIWGN